From Candidatus Methylomirabilota bacterium, the proteins below share one genomic window:
- a CDS encoding sodium:proton antiporter, whose amino-acid sequence MSPQSALPLYTVMPFVLMLLSIAILPLWTPHWWERNRNKLLVACLLGVPVLTLYLMRRPGALVRMGEEYVSFIILLAALYVISGGVLLRGDLVATPLTNTGFLAAGSVLASVVGTTGASMLLIRPLLQTNRERARVKHTVIFFIFLVSNIGGMLTPLGDPPLFLGYLQGVPFTWTFRLWPHWLLMVGALLLVYFVWDSTQYVRERVEAIRRDRARVEPLRVRGALNALWLAGVVLAVAFLREPVRELVMLALAAISLWQTPREIRRANGFTAYPIVEVAVLFFGIFLTMIPALELLHSRGHELGVRQPWQLFWATGLLSSFLDNAPTYLAFLALGQGLGLPPDVVGVPGAILTAISVGAVAMGANTYIGNAPNFMVKSIAEEAGVKMPSFFGYMLYSGLVLIPLFVAVTFLFF is encoded by the coding sequence TTGAGTCCCCAGTCCGCGCTGCCGCTTTACACGGTCATGCCCTTTGTCCTCATGCTCCTCTCGATCGCGATACTCCCGCTCTGGACACCGCACTGGTGGGAACGCAACCGTAACAAGCTCCTGGTCGCCTGCCTCCTGGGCGTGCCCGTCCTCACCCTCTACTTGATGCGCAGACCCGGCGCCCTCGTGCGAATGGGCGAGGAGTATGTCTCGTTCATCATTCTCCTCGCCGCTCTGTACGTCATCTCGGGTGGCGTGCTCCTCCGGGGCGACCTGGTCGCCACGCCCCTGACCAATACAGGATTCCTCGCCGCGGGCTCCGTGCTCGCTTCGGTGGTCGGTACGACCGGCGCCTCCATGCTTCTCATCCGGCCGCTCCTCCAGACGAACCGGGAGCGGGCCCGGGTCAAGCACACCGTGATCTTCTTCATCTTCCTCGTTTCGAACATCGGCGGCATGCTCACGCCGCTCGGCGATCCCCCGCTCTTTCTCGGTTACCTCCAGGGTGTCCCCTTCACGTGGACGTTCCGGCTATGGCCGCACTGGCTCCTGATGGTGGGGGCCCTCTTGCTCGTGTACTTCGTCTGGGACTCGACGCAATATGTGCGAGAGCGTGTCGAGGCGATTCGCCGCGATCGGGCCCGGGTCGAGCCCCTGCGCGTGCGCGGCGCCCTCAACGCGCTCTGGCTGGCCGGCGTTGTCCTCGCGGTGGCCTTCTTGCGAGAGCCCGTGCGCGAGCTGGTTATGCTGGCGCTGGCCGCGATCTCGCTCTGGCAGACACCCCGGGAGATCCGTCGCGCCAATGGCTTCACGGCCTATCCCATCGTCGAGGTTGCCGTGCTCTTCTTCGGCATCTTTCTGACGATGATTCCTGCTCTCGAGCTGTTGCACTCGCGAGGGCATGAGCTGGGCGTGCGACAGCCCTGGCAGCTCTTCTGGGCCACCGGCTTGCTGTCGTCATTCCTCGACAATGCGCCGACCTACCTCGCGTTCCTGGCCCTCGGGCAGGGCCTGGGACTGCCCCCCGACGTGGTCGGCGTGCCGGGAGCCATCCTTACCGCCATCAGCGTGGGCGCGGTGGCCATGGGCGCCAACACCTATATCGGCAACGCGCCCAACTTCATGGTCAAGTCGATCGCCGAGGAGGCGGGAGTCAAGATGCCGAGCTTCTTCGGCTACATGCTCTACAGCGGGCTCGTCCTGATCCCCCTCTTCGTGGCCGTCACCTTCCTCTTCTTCTGA